In Fibrobacter succinogenes, a single genomic region encodes these proteins:
- a CDS encoding fibrobacter succinogenes major paralogous domain-containing protein, translating into MYKFIPVFVFLWLLALTMLAACSSAKNMSSDSSAVIPALDSAACTVSTEQRRSEQSRSMPESDSSAVIPDPVPRSDFADSIEAPKQYAALDNEIEYFRDIRDGQVYKMVTIDDQVWMARNLNYEMAGSYCYKNNASNCMRYGRLYTWDAAMNACPDGWHLPTYDELVSLIEHARGQFLAGSVLKSKDSWKNCNQCDFAADKYGFSALPTGVMNEDGSFEKIREYGFLWSATETESNQIPYMGFANVSSVAMLLLENKNKGFSVRCVKGESPKSEGPLKMNDLDRPRIKFYDHPLTEECVCIEFMGGLKRCKYTCYANTPVLKNGESKIWLDEF; encoded by the coding sequence ATGTATAAATTTATCCCTGTATTTGTTTTCTTGTGGCTTTTAGCTTTGACGATGCTTGCCGCGTGCAGCTCCGCTAAAAATATGTCGTCGGATTCTTCCGCAGTCATCCCTGCCTTAGATTCTGCTGCCTGCACTGTCAGCACTGAGCAACGCCGAAGTGAGCAAAGCCGGAGCATGCCGGAATCAGATTCTTCCGCTGTCATCCCGGACCCCGTTCCAAGATCAGATTTCGCAGATTCCATAGAGGCCCCTAAGCAGTATGCGGCGCTTGATAATGAAATTGAATATTTCCGTGACATCCGCGATGGTCAAGTTTACAAGATGGTGACTATTGACGATCAAGTCTGGATGGCAAGAAACTTGAATTACGAAATGGCCGGTAGCTATTGTTATAAAAATAACGCGAGCAATTGCATGAGATATGGCCGCCTTTATACTTGGGATGCGGCGATGAATGCGTGCCCCGATGGCTGGCATTTGCCGACGTATGATGAATTGGTTTCGTTGATAGAACATGCAAGGGGACAATTTTTGGCGGGAAGTGTGCTCAAGTCTAAGGATAGCTGGAAAAATTGCAATCAATGCGATTTTGCTGCTGATAAGTACGGTTTTTCGGCACTCCCCACCGGTGTCATGAACGAAGATGGTTCTTTCGAAAAAATACGTGAATATGGTTTTTTATGGAGTGCTACAGAAACCGAGTCTAACCAAATTCCATACATGGGTTTTGCGAATGTTTCTAGTGTCGCGATGCTGCTTTTGGAAAATAAAAATAAAGGTTTTTCCGTTCGTTGTGTTAAAGGGGAATCTCCAAAATCTGAGGGGCCCTTAAAAATGAATGACTTGGATCGACCGAGAATTAAATTTTACGACCACCCTTTGACGGAGGAATGTGTATGTATAGAGTTTATGGGTGGACTAAAACGATGTAAATACACCTGCTATGCGAATACTCCTGTATTGAAGAATGGAGAATCGAAAATATGGCTAGACGAATTTTAA
- a CDS encoding fibrobacter succinogenes major paralogous domain-containing protein, with the protein MARRILMLILYAVVLETLAACGASRNEVKADGCATGDELRLAESTEMLVDPRDGQIYKTVKIGHQIWMAENLNYETARFIIDGIATMGTSFCYGDHISNCANYGRLYMWTAAKDACPEGWHLPDTTEWKTLFTTVGGMPVAGKTLKSTFDWNYGGLGTDEYGFSILPSGAIRLDEDFYGEPHISYGKYRNVPYDFFANSEYAGFWSSVEKNENNAYSVTLSYYRDDVGLEGDYKGSGFSVRCVKNDQSFEPQISSSSLKTAVKNEESSSSATSSSFEKFPPSAVLEGMLTDKRDGRKYKTVTIGSLTWMAENLNYDTLGSYCFGDDSGKCEKYGRLYTWDAAMNACPSGSHLPRIGEWRSLFYHVGWMDFEVMYTQIGSEDVLGMNDSSLVGKVLKSKSGWHGGGDGTDDYGFSVLPAGFRYGNNGTYSAEGNFSFFWSDSLFENKKDAYAVNLSYYHDKADMYKESKDMGLSVRCVLDERQVAKVVLPSDVIKDTLVDSRDGRKYNTVTIGTQTWMAENLNYATANSYCFNNDPDKCAEYGRFYTWAAAMDSAGIFGVNGEGCGYKSTCKPLGAYPVQGVCPAGFHLPTTYEWKILFSAVGGKISAGKMLKSTMGWETNGTDDYGFSAIPVGRSSFENGTYFESSIANFWSVDDHDVSNSVSLDNGEDAHFNRDDVRNRYSVRCVKDRKSKSGFVHPSSVVKDSVIDSRDGQTYKTVTIGKQTWMAENLNYDVQGSYCYLDSVEYCSKYGRFYPWNLTKDVCLVGFHLPSKAEWETLIKSAGGEEYAYTLLKSRVGPIENEFKFYAAGRDDYGFSALPIGCRASDGNFEEDKIVENDAHFWSSTESNSRDSAYSMDFKHDVEAYISGSFGHFIDILRTLLKQRDKNYAVPVRCVKD; encoded by the coding sequence ATGGCTAGACGAATTTTAATGTTGATTCTTTATGCAGTTGTGCTTGAGACTCTAGCTGCGTGTGGTGCTTCTCGTAATGAAGTTAAAGCTGATGGTTGCGCAACTGGCGATGAACTGCGTTTAGCTGAATCTACGGAAATGCTTGTCGATCCTCGCGATGGACAAATTTACAAGACCGTAAAAATAGGCCATCAAATTTGGATGGCTGAGAATTTGAATTACGAAACAGCAAGATTTATAATAGACGGCATAGCAACCATGGGTACGAGTTTTTGTTATGGCGACCACATCAGTAACTGTGCTAATTATGGCCGTCTTTATATGTGGACTGCTGCAAAGGATGCTTGCCCTGAGGGCTGGCACTTGCCCGATACTACCGAATGGAAAACTTTGTTTACAACTGTTGGCGGAATGCCTGTAGCAGGCAAGACCCTAAAATCTACTTTCGATTGGAACTATGGTGGTCTAGGAACGGATGAGTATGGTTTTTCGATTTTACCCTCTGGAGCGATTCGACTCGATGAGGATTTTTATGGGGAACCTCACATTAGTTATGGTAAATATAGGAATGTCCCTTATGACTTTTTCGCAAATAGTGAATATGCTGGATTTTGGAGCTCTGTAGAGAAAAATGAAAATAATGCCTATAGTGTTACTTTGTCATATTACAGAGATGATGTGGGATTAGAGGGTGATTATAAAGGAAGTGGATTTTCTGTTCGCTGTGTTAAAAATGATCAATCTTTTGAACCGCAAATTTCATCGTCAAGCTTGAAAACGGCGGTGAAAAATGAAGAATCCTCTTCTTCTGCAACTTCGTCATCTTTTGAGAAATTCCCACCTTCGGCGGTCCTTGAAGGAATGCTTACGGATAAACGCGATGGCCGAAAATACAAAACAGTGACTATCGGCTCTCTAACTTGGATGGCTGAAAATTTGAATTATGATACTTTGGGTAGCTATTGCTTTGGAGATGATTCTGGCAAATGTGAAAAGTACGGTCGCCTTTATACATGGGATGCTGCGATGAATGCGTGCCCTTCGGGTTCACATCTGCCGAGAATAGGTGAATGGAGGAGCTTGTTTTATCATGTTGGCTGGATGGATTTTGAAGTTATGTATACTCAAATTGGTTCGGAGGACGTTCTTGGAATGAATGATTCGTCCTTGGTGGGTAAGGTTTTGAAGTCAAAATCGGGATGGCATGGCGGTGGCGATGGAACGGATGATTATGGATTTTCCGTTCTCCCTGCTGGCTTTAGATATGGTAATAATGGGACTTATAGCGCTGAGGGAAATTTTTCGTTTTTTTGGAGCGATTCCCTTTTTGAAAATAAAAAAGACGCGTATGCAGTGAATCTGAGTTACTACCATGATAAGGCCGATATGTATAAAGAATCAAAGGATATGGGATTATCGGTTCGTTGCGTTCTTGACGAAAGGCAGGTTGCAAAAGTTGTTTTGCCTTCAGATGTTATCAAGGATACGCTTGTTGATTCTCGCGATGGACGCAAATACAATACGGTCACAATTGGCACGCAAACTTGGATGGCCGAAAATTTGAACTACGCAACGGCCAATAGCTACTGTTTCAACAATGATCCTGATAAGTGTGCTGAATACGGTCGCTTTTATACTTGGGCCGCGGCGATGGATAGTGCTGGAATTTTTGGCGTGAATGGCGAGGGGTGCGGTTATAAATCAACTTGCAAACCGCTTGGGGCTTACCCTGTGCAGGGAGTTTGCCCTGCAGGTTTTCATTTGCCAACAACATATGAATGGAAAATCTTGTTTTCTGCGGTGGGTGGAAAAATATCTGCCGGAAAAATGCTCAAATCAACGATGGGTTGGGAAACGAATGGTACGGACGATTATGGATTTTCTGCGATTCCTGTGGGTCGTTCGTCTTTTGAAAACGGAACTTATTTCGAGAGCTCAATCGCTAATTTTTGGAGTGTTGATGACCATGACGTTTCGAATTCTGTGAGCCTGGATAATGGCGAGGATGCCCATTTCAATCGCGATGATGTTCGTAATCGGTATTCTGTTCGTTGCGTCAAAGATAGAAAATCAAAGTCGGGTTTCGTTCACCCTTCGAGTGTTGTGAAAGATAGCGTCATAGATTCCCGTGACGGACAAACTTATAAAACTGTCACCATCGGTAAGCAGACTTGGATGGCGGAAAATTTGAATTACGATGTGCAGGGGAGTTATTGTTATCTCGATAGCGTTGAATATTGCTCTAAATATGGTCGCTTTTATCCATGGAATTTGACTAAAGATGTTTGCCTTGTCGGTTTTCATTTGCCATCAAAAGCGGAATGGGAAACGTTGATTAAATCTGCTGGCGGAGAAGAGTACGCTTATACATTGCTTAAATCTAGAGTTGGACCGATTGAAAACGAATTTAAGTTCTATGCAGCCGGTAGAGATGATTATGGATTTTCTGCCCTGCCTATCGGATGCAGGGCTAGTGATGGAAATTTTGAAGAAGATAAAATTGTTGAAAATGATGCACATTTTTGGAGCTCTACAGAAAGCAATAGCCGAGATTCCGCCTATTCTATGGATTTTAAACATGATGTTGAAGCTTATATATCAGGAAGTTTTGGTCATTTTATAGATATTCTTCGAACGCTTTTGAAACAAAGAGATAAAAATTATGCCGTGCCAGTCCGCTGTGTGAAAGATTAG
- a CDS encoding fibrobacter succinogenes major paralogous domain-containing protein, translating to MSKRVVFLSAASTLVLVVLTACGSTRNSSNDAENSLHDGVGYETMTDSRDGQIYKTINVGDKVWMAENLNYETEYSVCYNNYESFCMKYGRLYTWKAANEACPAGWRLPTETDWVDLLRMASVNVSAEQSLNSRKGWDGNANGLGILEFSAFPTGYFKSDEDRFGKMGDKVFFWSATEINGDSSFAVNLQNNSDVNNLIHKLKNFGFSVRCVKDKLPSGKQQQQKAETMKDSRDGRTYKTVKIGKQTWMAENLNYKTQSSFCYGDSSSCEKYGQLYDWRSLVNICPAGWRLPRKADWETLINAVGGEAVAGKMLKASSDWHYCERQKGRFENGFGRDDFGFSALPAGYRMNYSDYDEKIGFTTCFHSIEMDGSSDTAVCLPCCNDSIILQNNFSFNAYSIRCIKDDEQKNGANATSSFVPPSNVARGTFKDPRDKKTYKTVKIGSQTWMAENIRYKTKNSKCQNEYDDSQNCAESDRIYTWSAALKACPSGWHLPTDKDWNTLVSVVGGRLIASKVLKTTDLAGKTDGTTIGWCDYCNDVEGNGTDDYGFAVRPIGNWNVEEGFYMNGFCAGFWNSTSVKADSASVMNICCNEHTNIINDDKRNMYTVRCVKD from the coding sequence ATGAGTAAACGAGTTGTTTTTTTGTCTGCTGCAAGTACGTTGGTGCTTGTGGTTTTGACTGCGTGTGGCTCTACGCGAAATTCGTCTAACGATGCGGAAAATTCTTTGCATGATGGTGTCGGATATGAAACTATGACGGATTCCCGTGACGGTCAGATTTACAAGACTATAAATGTTGGCGATAAAGTTTGGATGGCGGAAAATCTGAATTACGAAACGGAATATAGCGTGTGTTATAACAATTACGAAAGTTTTTGTATGAAGTACGGTCGTCTTTATACGTGGAAAGCGGCGAATGAAGCATGCCCTGCGGGGTGGCGTTTACCGACGGAAACGGATTGGGTGGATCTTTTGAGAATGGCGAGTGTGAATGTTTCTGCCGAACAATCTTTGAATTCTAGAAAAGGTTGGGACGGAAATGCTAATGGGTTAGGTATTTTGGAATTTTCGGCATTCCCTACAGGGTATTTTAAAAGTGATGAAGACAGGTTTGGAAAAATGGGTGACAAAGTGTTTTTCTGGAGTGCTACAGAAATCAATGGAGATAGCTCGTTTGCTGTAAATCTGCAAAACAATTCCGATGTAAATAATTTAATTCATAAACTCAAGAATTTTGGTTTCAGCGTGCGTTGCGTGAAAGATAAATTGCCGAGCGGTAAGCAACAACAGCAAAAAGCGGAAACCATGAAAGATTCTCGTGATGGCCGCACATACAAAACAGTCAAAATCGGCAAACAGACTTGGATGGCAGAAAATCTCAATTATAAAACGCAGTCCAGTTTTTGTTATGGTGATTCTAGCAGTTGTGAAAAATACGGACAACTTTATGACTGGCGTTCGCTTGTAAACATTTGCCCTGCGGGTTGGCGCTTGCCCCGAAAGGCCGACTGGGAAACTCTGATTAACGCTGTGGGCGGTGAAGCTGTGGCTGGCAAAATGCTGAAGGCTTCAAGCGATTGGCATTATTGTGAACGCCAAAAGGGGCGCTTTGAAAATGGATTCGGCAGGGATGATTTTGGTTTTTCGGCACTCCCCGCTGGCTATAGAATGAATTATAGTGACTATGATGAAAAAATCGGTTTTACGACGTGCTTCCATTCTATAGAAATGGACGGTTCGTCTGATACGGCTGTATGTTTGCCTTGCTGTAACGATAGCATAATTTTGCAAAATAATTTCTCGTTCAATGCGTATAGCATTCGCTGTATCAAAGATGATGAACAAAAAAATGGAGCGAATGCGACTTCTTCTTTTGTACCCCCTTCGAATGTGGCTCGGGGAACCTTTAAAGATCCGCGAGACAAAAAAACGTACAAGACCGTGAAAATTGGTAGCCAAACTTGGATGGCTGAAAATATAAGGTATAAGACTAAAAATAGTAAATGCCAAAATGAATACGACGATAGCCAAAACTGTGCTGAATCAGATCGAATTTATACGTGGTCTGCGGCGTTGAAGGCATGCCCGAGTGGCTGGCATTTGCCGACGGACAAGGATTGGAACACGTTGGTTTCTGTGGTTGGTGGGCGTTTAATCGCAAGTAAAGTACTCAAAACTACAGATTTAGCAGGTAAAACAGACGGAACTACAATTGGCTGGTGTGATTATTGCAATGATGTTGAAGGGAATGGTACGGATGACTATGGCTTTGCGGTACGTCCTATAGGGAATTGGAATGTAGAAGAAGGCTTTTATATGAATGGTTTTTGTGCTGGATTCTGGAATTCTACGAGTGTAAAAGCGGATAGTGCTTCAGTCATGAACATTTGCTGTAATGAACATACAAATATTATCAACGACGATAAAAGAAATATGTACACCGTCCGTTGCGTGAAGGATTAG
- the purT gene encoding formate-dependent phosphoribosylglycinamide formyltransferase: MAEIGTPLSSSATKVLFCGAGELGKEVIIEMMRLGVEVIAVDRYANAPGMQVAHRSYVINMLDGKELRAVIEKEKPDYIVPEVEAIATDTLVELEKEGYNVIPTAKATKLTMNREGIRRLAAEELGLKTSPYRFADNFEDFKAAVKEIGIPCVVKPVMSSSGHGQSVIKTEADIENSWNISQTGGRTGAASRVIVEGFVPFDYEITLLTVRHVAGTSFLEPIGHHQVGGDYQESWQPQPMKPELLEQAKVIAKKVTDALGGRGIFGVELFVCKDEVLFSEVSPRPHDTGMVTLISQDLSEFALHARAILGLPIPNIAFHGPSASKAIVVDGDSDHVKFSGLEEVLAEPDTGLRLFGKPELKGHRRMGVLLARRNTVEEAKATVMAMREKVKVSL; the protein is encoded by the coding sequence ATGGCAGAAATCGGTACACCTCTAAGTTCTAGTGCAACCAAGGTCCTGTTCTGCGGAGCAGGTGAATTAGGCAAGGAAGTCATCATCGAAATGATGCGCCTCGGCGTCGAAGTGATTGCTGTGGACCGTTACGCCAACGCGCCTGGCATGCAGGTGGCTCATCGCAGCTACGTGATCAACATGCTCGATGGCAAGGAACTCCGCGCCGTTATTGAAAAGGAAAAACCGGACTACATCGTGCCGGAAGTCGAAGCTATTGCAACGGATACGCTCGTGGAACTCGAAAAGGAAGGCTACAACGTCATCCCGACCGCTAAGGCTACCAAGCTCACGATGAACCGCGAAGGCATTCGCCGACTCGCTGCCGAAGAGCTTGGACTCAAGACGAGCCCGTATCGCTTTGCCGACAACTTCGAAGATTTCAAGGCTGCGGTCAAGGAAATTGGCATCCCGTGCGTGGTGAAGCCGGTGATGAGTTCTTCTGGTCATGGTCAGAGCGTCATCAAGACTGAAGCTGACATTGAAAACTCCTGGAACATTTCTCAGACGGGTGGCCGCACGGGTGCTGCCAGCCGTGTGATTGTCGAAGGCTTTGTGCCGTTCGATTACGAAATTACTTTGCTCACGGTCCGCCATGTGGCTGGTACGAGCTTCCTAGAACCGATTGGCCACCACCAGGTGGGTGGCGACTATCAGGAATCTTGGCAGCCCCAGCCCATGAAACCGGAACTTTTGGAACAAGCGAAAGTGATTGCGAAGAAGGTCACGGACGCCCTTGGCGGTCGCGGCATCTTTGGCGTGGAACTGTTTGTCTGTAAAGATGAAGTCCTGTTCAGCGAAGTTTCTCCGCGTCCGCACGACACCGGCATGGTGACGCTCATTTCTCAGGACCTCTCCGAATTTGCTTTGCACGCACGCGCTATTCTTGGCCTCCCGATTCCAAACATCGCATTCCACGGCCCGAGCGCTTCGAAGGCTATCGTCGTCGATGGCGATTCTGACCACGTGAAGTTCAGCGGCCTCGAAGAAGTTCTTGCAGAACCGGATACGGGCCTTCGCTTGTTCGGAAAGCCGGAACTCAAGGGACACCGCCGTATGGGCGTTCTCCTTGCTCGTCGCAACACCGTCGAAGAAGCCAAGGCAACCGTCATGGCTATGCGCGAAAAAGTCAAAGTTAGTTTGTAG